In Colletotrichum destructivum chromosome 8, complete sequence, the following proteins share a genomic window:
- a CDS encoding Putative heterokaryon incompatibility yields the protein MEASYEYTSLPHSRATRLIRLYSDANKDAPLGCELREVSVDEPLPPYVALSYTWNGEEPSVKLKISASAGDDPAVTRILLITPNYAAALNVLRNSELVRQHELWVDAICINQACKDEKGAQVVMMATIYKEAEDVLIWLGSEWAPKT from the coding sequence atGGAGGCCTCTTATGAGTACACATCTCTCCCCCACTCCAGGGCGACGCGTCTGATCAGGCTCTACTCCGACGCAAACAAAGACGCGCCGCTTGGGTGCGAACTGAGAGAAGTCTCGGTTGACGAACCTCTTCCGCCATACGTCGCGCTTTCGTATACCTGGAACGGCGAAGAACCAAGCGTGAAGCTGAAGATTTCGGCATCGGCAGGAgacgacccggccgtcaCCAGGATTCTCTTGATAACGCCCAACTACGCCGCTGCGTTGAATGTGCTCAGGAACTCCGAACTTGTCCGACAACATGAACTATGGGTCGACGCCATCTGTATCAATCAGGCCTGCAAAGATGAAAAGGGTGCACAAGTagtgatgatggcgacaATCTACAAAGAGGCTGAGGATGTCCTAATTTGGCTTGGATCCGAATGGGCACCCAAGACTTAA